A genome region from Leifsonia sp. Root112D2 includes the following:
- a CDS encoding metallophosphoesterase has product MPRGGSNVGTGSGAGAVGVTLAALGAAAAASFAWGSLVERKLYTLRRVSVPVLAPGAAPIRVLHLSDLHMAPWQHDKQRWVSELARLKPDLIVNTGDNLGHADGLEGIRRAFDAFAGIPGVYVHGSNDYFGPTPKNPLRYFTGPSQHHTGVASNRLDTEALEAYFAELGWLGLNNAAGALDINGTHLEFFGVNDPHRNFDKLELIAGALDELRENDPFAEDATWPEGAPAAARSTVTIGVAHAPYQRVLNSFVTHGASVIFAGHTHGGQVCVPGFGALVTNCDIPRRQVKGLSLWRHALRSAWLNVSAGIGTSIYAPVRFACRPEATLLTLTPSAG; this is encoded by the coding sequence GTGCCGCGCGGCGGCAGCAACGTGGGAACCGGCTCCGGAGCCGGCGCGGTCGGCGTGACGCTGGCCGCGCTGGGCGCCGCGGCCGCGGCATCCTTTGCGTGGGGCTCGCTCGTGGAGCGCAAGCTCTACACGCTGCGACGCGTGAGCGTTCCGGTGCTCGCGCCGGGCGCCGCCCCGATTCGTGTGCTGCACCTCTCCGATTTGCACATGGCACCGTGGCAGCACGACAAGCAGCGCTGGGTGAGCGAGCTCGCGCGGCTGAAGCCCGACCTCATTGTCAATACCGGGGACAATCTCGGTCATGCCGACGGCCTCGAGGGCATCAGGCGCGCCTTCGACGCGTTCGCGGGCATCCCGGGCGTGTACGTGCACGGTTCCAACGACTATTTCGGGCCGACCCCGAAGAACCCGCTGCGGTATTTCACCGGGCCCTCACAGCATCACACCGGTGTGGCCTCGAACCGGCTCGACACCGAGGCCCTGGAAGCTTACTTCGCCGAGCTCGGCTGGCTCGGGCTCAACAACGCGGCCGGCGCCCTCGACATCAATGGCACCCACCTCGAGTTCTTCGGTGTAAACGACCCGCATCGCAACTTCGACAAGCTCGAGCTGATCGCCGGCGCGCTCGACGAGCTGCGCGAGAACGATCCGTTCGCCGAGGATGCCACGTGGCCCGAGGGTGCGCCCGCTGCAGCCCGCTCCACGGTCACCATCGGGGTGGCGCACGCGCCCTACCAGCGCGTGCTGAACTCGTTCGTCACGCACGGGGCATCCGTGATCTTCGCCGGCCACACGCATGGCGGCCAGGTGTGCGTGCCGGGCTTCGGGGCGCTTGTGACGAACTGTGACATTCCTCGGCGCCAGGTGAAGGGGCTGAGCCTGTGGCGGCACGCGCTGCGCTCGGCGTGGCTGAACGTCTCGGCGGGGATCGGCACCTCGATCTACGCGCCCGTGCGCTTCGCGTGCCGCCCCGAGGCGACGCTGCTCACGCTGACGCCCTCGGCCGGTTGA
- a CDS encoding transglycosylase domain-containing protein — MPVSYEKARRVLGGFLGFVALSVVAAVVLTVGVMPAIAVTAKAADTGVSAFNGLPEFLKIPELDQTSTFYATQGSTEVPIATFYAQNRVDVAWGDVAPVVKDAAVATEDPRFYEEGGIDILGTIRGALSSASGSVQGGSSITQQYVKNVLLQQCNNDIVNADASQTVQDAQEQKYQQCVQDAAGITVSRKLREMRYAVGLEKKYSKDQILMGYLNIAGFGGRIYGIQAAAEYYFGVSAKQLSLPQAATLVGMLNNPSNLRIDQDEKTNPGSNAKNKYQATLDRRNYVLSRMLANGKITHAQYSEAQKTPITPKITPVESGCMSATAYDAGFFCNYVQTIMLSDKAFGATSADRAALFHRGGLKVYTTLNLGLQKTAQASLSSYIPPTRQGMDLGGTNVSMQVGTGRIVNMVENRKYNDSGTPPAGTSAVNFATDLGYGGSAGFQTGSSFKAFDLVAWLESGHTLYERVNANQHNFNESEFPQSGCTPGYDGIPWQVFNDESSEGGYLSVMQATEDSVNTAFAQMGTEMDLCSVSNAAKALGVHSASPGTNPWTINPTMLIGTNYISPLTMATAYAAFANKGVVCTPIAIDKVIGNDGTELPVPKTTCSQAIPANIAATVGFALQHVMTNGTAYTANPFDGVPILGKTGTTDGAYDNWLVTSTTKVASAIWIGNIQGVRDANGVPQKTDMHYQYFQPKGGGYAVQGNDVKFSVMKPIIAALDQAYPGGALAQPDNSLLYPKYYFQPSPPKASTPPKAPPSTPGKPGKGKPGKGNG, encoded by the coding sequence GTGCCTGTCTCTTACGAAAAAGCCAGACGTGTTCTCGGGGGGTTCCTGGGTTTCGTCGCGCTGAGCGTCGTCGCGGCCGTGGTTCTCACGGTCGGCGTGATGCCCGCGATAGCAGTGACGGCGAAGGCCGCTGACACCGGCGTTTCCGCGTTCAATGGGCTGCCCGAGTTTCTCAAGATTCCCGAACTCGATCAGACCAGTACCTTCTACGCGACACAGGGCAGCACCGAGGTACCCATTGCCACCTTCTACGCACAGAATCGCGTCGACGTGGCATGGGGCGACGTTGCACCGGTCGTGAAGGATGCCGCGGTGGCCACCGAAGATCCGCGCTTTTACGAGGAGGGCGGCATCGACATCCTCGGCACGATTCGCGGTGCGCTTTCCAGCGCGAGCGGTTCGGTGCAGGGCGGGTCGTCCATCACCCAGCAGTATGTGAAGAACGTGCTGCTGCAGCAGTGCAACAACGACATCGTGAACGCGGATGCATCCCAGACCGTGCAAGACGCCCAGGAGCAGAAGTATCAACAGTGCGTTCAGGATGCGGCGGGCATCACGGTCTCGCGCAAGTTGCGCGAGATGCGTTATGCGGTAGGGCTCGAGAAGAAGTACAGCAAAGACCAGATCTTGATGGGCTACCTGAATATCGCCGGCTTCGGCGGGCGAATCTACGGCATCCAGGCCGCAGCCGAATACTACTTCGGTGTCTCCGCGAAGCAGCTCTCACTGCCCCAGGCAGCCACCCTGGTCGGCATGCTCAACAATCCGTCCAATCTGCGCATCGATCAGGACGAGAAGACCAACCCGGGCAGTAATGCGAAGAACAAATACCAGGCGACGCTCGATCGTCGCAACTACGTGCTGAGCCGCATGCTCGCCAACGGCAAGATCACGCACGCCCAGTATTCCGAGGCGCAGAAGACCCCTATCACGCCGAAGATCACTCCCGTGGAGTCGGGGTGTATGAGCGCAACGGCCTACGACGCCGGCTTCTTCTGTAACTACGTGCAGACAATCATGCTCAGCGACAAAGCGTTCGGCGCGACATCCGCCGATCGGGCCGCACTGTTTCATCGAGGCGGCCTGAAGGTTTACACGACGCTCAATCTCGGTCTGCAGAAGACCGCGCAGGCCTCACTCAGTTCCTACATTCCTCCGACCAGGCAGGGCATGGATCTGGGCGGCACGAACGTGTCGATGCAGGTGGGCACCGGACGCATCGTGAATATGGTGGAGAATCGCAAATACAACGACTCCGGTACTCCCCCGGCCGGCACATCGGCCGTGAACTTTGCAACCGATCTCGGCTACGGCGGTTCTGCCGGCTTCCAAACGGGATCATCGTTCAAGGCCTTCGACCTGGTGGCCTGGCTGGAGAGTGGGCACACGCTCTATGAGCGGGTGAACGCGAACCAGCACAACTTCAACGAATCGGAATTTCCGCAGTCGGGCTGCACCCCCGGTTACGACGGCATCCCCTGGCAGGTCTTCAACGACGAGTCGTCCGAGGGCGGCTACCTCTCCGTGATGCAGGCCACAGAGGATTCGGTGAACACCGCGTTCGCGCAGATGGGCACCGAGATGGATCTCTGCTCGGTCTCGAACGCGGCCAAGGCCCTCGGCGTGCACTCCGCCTCGCCGGGCACCAACCCGTGGACCATCAACCCGACGATGCTCATTGGCACCAACTACATCTCGCCGCTGACCATGGCCACGGCCTACGCGGCGTTCGCCAACAAGGGCGTGGTGTGCACGCCCATCGCCATCGACAAGGTGATCGGCAACGATGGAACCGAGCTGCCGGTACCGAAGACCACGTGTTCGCAGGCGATTCCTGCGAACATCGCGGCGACGGTCGGATTCGCGCTGCAGCACGTCATGACGAACGGAACCGCATACACGGCAAACCCGTTCGACGGGGTGCCGATTCTCGGCAAGACCGGCACGACCGACGGCGCATACGACAACTGGCTGGTCACGTCGACCACGAAGGTGGCGAGCGCAATCTGGATCGGCAATATCCAGGGTGTTCGGGATGCGAATGGCGTGCCTCAGAAGACGGATATGCACTACCAATATTTCCAGCCCAAGGGCGGCGGTTACGCCGTGCAGGGCAACGATGTGAAGTTCAGCGTGATGAAGCCCATCATCGCCGCCCTCGATCAGGCCTATCCCGGTGGCGCCCTGGCCCAGCCGGATAATTCGCTGCTGTACCCCAAGTACTACTTCCAGCCGTCGCCGCCCAAGGCAAGCACTCCGCCGAAGGCACCGCCGAGCACGCCCGGAAAGCCGGGTAAGGGCAAACCCGGCAAGGGCAACGGCTAG
- a CDS encoding LamG-like jellyroll fold domain-containing protein, whose product MKRKTMVQMLCAALAVLCTVGLTSAPATAATAAATGATTAATTAAAAGTAAGTAAGIAPANMATVKKATTKTSTWSGKVAPLSTPWTAKVSPSNALPDYPRPQLARPSVKKSTWMNLNGLWQYAETDGYSPPPFGTNLEGKILVPYPAESALSGVQKHSDYMFYRRTVDVPKSYTNAGQHVRLNFGAVNYDATVYVNGQQVARHTGGYDAFSVDITSALHSKGSQEIVVAVHSPVDSATIPVGKQRLDPSGIFYTAASGIWQTVWLEPVAATSIATLTATPDVKNSSFTISTTLNGDPSNARLEVTAYAGNKKVASASGAASGSMKLNIPKPRLWSPSDPFLYTFKAELKAHGSTDTVESYAGLRSIAIANVEGKQRIVLNGKPTFLLSTLDQGYWPDGIYTAPTDDALKFDIQKTKDLGFNTIRKHIKVEPARWYYWADKLGLMVWQDAPALPTGRNGSLSVGDKANFRSEVSSMVTQLKDVTSIIGWIPFNEGWGQWSVQAASDVGAQVKALDPTRLVNDRSGFNCCDTPGDPGTGDIIDWHQYQGPALPAPDAKRASIDGEHGGLTLPIEGHTWPGASLDPYGAVKDEAELNDKYVANTAVLRDQGAPYGLSGAVYTQITDVENELNGFFTYDRQVEKVNEKRVRAINLAVIAAGTKPAPTPPAGTPGPKGVGAWNFDEASGTLAHDAVGKNDLTLKNGASFAPGANGDSGTALKLNGTNQSADAAKTVLKTDGVNYSVSAWVKFDKTGKVFQTVMSEDGDANSAFFLQYSGADDRLAFSFANARALANTVGSPKAGQWYHMVGVRDLGASTLKIYVDGKLSGSVSVLGNGDTGTGSLVVGRGKFGGNPVDYLAGTVDGARVFDRALSADEVAALYAAGPQG is encoded by the coding sequence GTGAAACGAAAGACAATGGTTCAGATGCTCTGTGCGGCCCTCGCCGTACTGTGCACGGTGGGGCTCACGTCGGCCCCGGCGACGGCGGCTACAGCGGCGGCTACAGGAGCGACCACGGCCGCGACGACCGCTGCCGCGGCAGGCACAGCGGCAGGCACAGCGGCCGGCATCGCCCCGGCTAATATGGCCACGGTGAAGAAGGCGACGACGAAGACCTCCACCTGGAGCGGCAAGGTTGCACCGCTCTCGACGCCCTGGACGGCCAAGGTGTCCCCGAGCAACGCGCTGCCCGACTACCCGCGGCCGCAGCTGGCCCGGCCATCCGTCAAGAAGTCCACCTGGATGAACCTCAACGGCCTCTGGCAATACGCCGAGACCGACGGATACAGTCCGCCGCCATTCGGCACCAACCTCGAGGGCAAGATACTCGTGCCATACCCGGCCGAGTCCGCGCTCTCCGGCGTGCAGAAGCACTCCGACTACATGTTCTACCGGCGCACCGTTGATGTGCCCAAGTCGTATACCAACGCCGGCCAGCACGTGCGCCTCAACTTCGGCGCCGTCAACTACGACGCGACGGTGTACGTCAACGGCCAGCAGGTGGCGCGCCACACCGGCGGATACGACGCGTTCAGCGTCGACATCACCTCGGCACTGCACAGCAAGGGCAGCCAGGAGATCGTCGTCGCCGTGCACTCGCCGGTCGACAGCGCAACCATCCCTGTCGGCAAGCAGCGACTGGATCCCAGCGGCATCTTCTACACCGCTGCATCCGGAATCTGGCAGACCGTCTGGCTCGAGCCCGTCGCTGCCACGAGCATCGCCACGCTGACGGCCACCCCCGATGTGAAGAATTCCTCCTTCACTATCAGCACCACGCTCAATGGTGACCCGAGCAATGCCCGGCTCGAGGTGACCGCATACGCGGGCAACAAGAAGGTCGCCAGTGCCAGCGGCGCTGCATCCGGAAGCATGAAGCTGAACATTCCGAAGCCGCGGCTGTGGAGCCCGAGTGACCCGTTTCTCTACACGTTCAAGGCCGAGCTGAAGGCCCACGGCAGCACCGACACGGTGGAGAGCTACGCGGGCCTGCGTTCGATAGCGATTGCGAACGTCGAGGGCAAGCAGCGCATCGTGCTGAACGGTAAGCCCACCTTCCTGCTCTCCACGCTCGACCAGGGCTACTGGCCAGACGGCATCTACACGGCGCCGACGGATGATGCGCTCAAGTTCGACATTCAGAAGACCAAAGACCTGGGCTTCAACACGATTCGCAAGCACATCAAGGTGGAGCCGGCGCGCTGGTATTACTGGGCCGACAAGCTCGGGCTGATGGTGTGGCAGGATGCTCCGGCGCTGCCCACCGGGCGCAACGGCAGCCTCAGCGTTGGCGACAAGGCCAACTTTCGCAGCGAGGTCTCCAGCATGGTCACCCAGCTGAAGGACGTGACATCGATCATCGGCTGGATTCCGTTCAACGAAGGCTGGGGCCAGTGGAGCGTGCAGGCGGCCAGCGACGTCGGTGCACAGGTGAAGGCGCTCGACCCGACCCGTCTGGTCAATGACCGCAGCGGCTTCAACTGCTGCGACACCCCCGGGGATCCGGGAACGGGCGACATCATCGACTGGCACCAATATCAGGGGCCCGCGCTTCCCGCTCCGGATGCCAAACGGGCATCCATCGACGGCGAACACGGTGGGCTCACGCTGCCCATCGAGGGACACACGTGGCCCGGCGCATCGCTCGACCCGTATGGCGCCGTCAAAGACGAGGCAGAGCTGAACGACAAGTACGTGGCCAACACGGCCGTGCTGCGTGACCAGGGAGCACCGTATGGTCTCTCCGGCGCCGTCTACACGCAGATCACCGACGTGGAGAACGAGCTCAACGGCTTCTTCACCTACGACCGGCAGGTCGAGAAGGTGAACGAAAAGCGAGTGCGGGCCATCAACCTGGCGGTCATCGCGGCGGGCACCAAGCCGGCGCCGACGCCGCCGGCTGGCACGCCGGGGCCGAAGGGTGTTGGTGCATGGAACTTCGACGAAGCATCCGGAACGCTCGCGCACGACGCCGTCGGTAAAAACGATCTGACGCTGAAGAACGGGGCGAGCTTCGCCCCGGGCGCCAACGGCGACTCGGGCACGGCGCTGAAGCTGAACGGCACCAACCAGTCAGCGGATGCCGCGAAAACCGTGCTGAAGACCGACGGCGTGAACTACAGCGTCTCGGCGTGGGTGAAATTCGATAAGACCGGAAAGGTGTTCCAGACGGTCATGAGTGAGGATGGCGACGCGAACAGCGCCTTCTTCCTGCAGTACTCGGGAGCGGATGACCGGCTGGCGTTCAGCTTTGCCAACGCCCGGGCGCTCGCGAACACTGTCGGATCGCCCAAGGCCGGCCAGTGGTACCACATGGTGGGAGTGCGCGACCTCGGCGCATCCACGCTGAAGATCTACGTGGACGGCAAACTCTCGGGATCGGTCAGCGTGCTCGGCAACGGAGACACCGGCACGGGCAGCCTCGTGGTGGGCCGTGGCAAGTTCGGCGGCAACCCGGTGGATTACCTGGCGGGCACGGTCGACGGCGCGCGCGTCTTCGACCGAGCGCTCTCGGCCGACGAGGTGGCGGCGTTGTACGCGGCAGGGCCGCAGGGGTAA
- a CDS encoding LLM class flavin-dependent oxidoreductase, translating into MPRIPLNVLDLASRPHGASNADAVAGSIRLAQAAERLGYDRFWVAEHHGMPGIASSAPAVLIAGIAGATTRIRVGSGGVMLPNHAPLVVAEQFGTLRALYGDRIDLGIGRAPGTDGATAMALRRSAEGLGVEDFPQQLFDLFGFFYGTMSENNPLHSITAVPGLGDAPQVWLLGSSGYSAQVAAALGLPFTFAHHFAGENTEAALDLYRDKFQPSEQLDAPHSMIAVNVIADADPAVVRAESLPGLLSFLRMRQGQKPQPVSIEEALAYEFSPVEEEFIAARNARQAVGSPEHVAERLESLLKSTGVDELMIASAAATPDARIRSLQIVADILA; encoded by the coding sequence ATGCCCCGTATTCCCCTGAACGTGCTCGACCTGGCCAGCCGCCCACACGGCGCAAGCAACGCGGATGCGGTGGCCGGCAGCATCCGCCTCGCGCAGGCCGCGGAGCGCCTCGGCTACGACCGCTTCTGGGTCGCCGAGCATCACGGCATGCCGGGCATCGCCTCGAGCGCGCCCGCGGTGCTGATCGCCGGAATCGCGGGGGCGACCACGCGCATCCGTGTGGGAAGTGGGGGCGTCATGCTGCCCAACCACGCCCCGCTTGTCGTCGCCGAACAATTCGGCACGCTGCGCGCCCTCTACGGCGACCGCATCGATCTGGGCATCGGCCGCGCGCCCGGCACCGACGGTGCCACGGCCATGGCCCTGCGCCGCAGCGCCGAGGGGCTCGGCGTCGAGGACTTTCCGCAGCAGCTGTTCGACCTGTTCGGCTTCTTCTACGGCACCATGAGCGAGAACAACCCGTTGCACAGCATCACGGCCGTGCCGGGTCTCGGAGACGCCCCGCAGGTCTGGCTGCTTGGATCCAGCGGATACAGCGCTCAGGTTGCGGCGGCCCTCGGCCTGCCGTTCACCTTCGCCCACCATTTCGCGGGCGAGAACACCGAGGCAGCGCTCGACCTGTATCGCGATAAGTTCCAGCCCAGTGAGCAGCTGGACGCCCCGCACAGCATGATCGCGGTCAACGTCATAGCGGATGCCGACCCCGCCGTCGTGCGCGCCGAATCGCTTCCCGGGCTGCTTTCCTTTCTGCGCATGCGCCAGGGGCAGAAGCCGCAGCCGGTCTCGATCGAGGAGGCTCTCGCCTACGAGTTCTCCCCGGTGGAGGAAGAGTTCATCGCCGCCCGCAATGCGCGACAGGCGGTCGGCTCGCCCGAACACGTTGCCGAGCGGCTCGAGTCGCTGCTGAAGTCGACCGGCGTCGATGAGCTCATGATCGCATCCGCCGCCGCCACACCGGATGCCCGCATCCGCTCCCTGCAGATCGTCGCCGACATTCTCGCGTAG
- a CDS encoding LPXTG cell wall anchor domain-containing protein, which produces MRKNLLAGVVLAVLVAFAAPAAANAENYVPTGGCTMSPSTVEAGQSGTFTCSATTWVGNTPVTYTISGESGSTASLASYRTSGVAHSSVSSAKTVKAAAANGGSVLTIQVPANASGTYTLTAVSATRTVSSSISVIPTDTATTTTTKGDTSTTANGDSGLAKTGSDFVFTVAWIGGLIVLLGLALLFFLLYRRRHQAHS; this is translated from the coding sequence ATGCGCAAGAACCTTCTCGCAGGCGTTGTACTCGCCGTTCTGGTTGCGTTCGCCGCACCGGCAGCGGCAAACGCCGAAAACTATGTGCCGACCGGTGGCTGCACCATGTCGCCGTCGACGGTCGAGGCGGGGCAGAGCGGCACGTTCACGTGCAGCGCCACCACCTGGGTCGGCAACACGCCGGTGACGTACACGATCTCCGGTGAGAGCGGCTCAACCGCTTCGCTGGCCTCGTACCGCACCTCCGGGGTAGCGCACTCCAGCGTGAGCAGTGCGAAGACGGTGAAAGCCGCGGCAGCCAATGGTGGCTCGGTTCTCACGATTCAGGTGCCAGCGAATGCTTCGGGTACCTACACGCTCACCGCCGTCAGCGCCACGCGCACGGTCAGCTCGAGCATCTCGGTCATTCCGACCGACACCGCGACGACGACCACCACCAAGGGCGACACGTCGACCACGGCGAATGGCGATTCAGGGCTGGCCAAGACGGGTTCTGACTTCGTGTTCACCGTTGCATGGATCGGCGGACTCATCGTGCTGCTCGGTCTGGCGCTGCTGTTCTTCCTGCTCTATCGCCGCCGCCACCAGGCACACAGCTAG
- a CDS encoding DUF4012 domain-containing protein — translation MPTRPGADSATPADEPAAPYEPNAGLVPREPGGSQPRHPRRRKRIVLFSVLGVVVLLVAAVAWVGIRALLAKGELEKAIPLATKVEQNLASGDSAAAKRASAALTKHAGKAAELTSDPIWRVAEIVPWLGGNLTAVRQAAAVTDAVAEHAVAPLTGVAGNFTVASLKPKNGTVDLGPLAEAAPTLHAAQLALADAKTQAHAIKTGGTIGAVASAVSQLVKGVDTASDVVDAAANATQLLPSMLGADGPRNYLLLIQNPSELRSTGGVSGAMAVLHTDKGHIALGKQASTMDFRKFPSEVMPLPTDTAALYGPRVAQFIQNINLTPRYSLSGELAATMWKKKFGITIDGVFKIDPVALSYLLKATGPVKLATGDTLSSDNAVPLLLSEVYQRYPDPRMQDAFFASVASTVFQKITAGHADASALVAALAKAGGEGRILLWSGHPAEQKVLAGTTLAGGLPVSTSSTSQYGVYLNDSTGSKMDYYLKVSVGVASRVCRADGHPNTRVSVTLTNTAPTDAGTALPAYVAGPVPDTVTPGHIRNKVAIYAPAGSLVLSTTSGGAEFPANAAVDEGHTVGQFEVELAPGASKTVTMNLLETKSTATRADAVVTPALSTSVKQMVAPKCSGSVN, via the coding sequence ATGCCCACCCGACCCGGCGCAGACTCCGCCACGCCCGCCGACGAACCTGCCGCGCCATACGAGCCCAACGCCGGCCTCGTCCCGCGCGAGCCTGGCGGGAGCCAACCCCGCCACCCTCGACGCCGCAAACGCATCGTGCTCTTCAGCGTGCTCGGCGTTGTCGTGCTACTGGTCGCGGCCGTCGCCTGGGTCGGCATCCGCGCGCTGCTGGCCAAGGGCGAACTGGAGAAGGCCATCCCGCTGGCCACGAAGGTCGAACAGAACCTTGCCAGCGGCGATTCGGCTGCCGCGAAGCGGGCATCCGCGGCTCTCACGAAACATGCCGGCAAGGCGGCCGAACTCACGAGCGACCCCATCTGGCGCGTAGCCGAGATCGTGCCCTGGCTGGGCGGCAATCTCACCGCCGTGCGTCAGGCTGCCGCTGTGACGGATGCCGTCGCCGAGCACGCGGTCGCCCCGCTCACCGGCGTGGCCGGCAACTTCACCGTAGCCTCGCTCAAGCCGAAGAACGGCACCGTCGACCTCGGCCCGCTCGCCGAAGCCGCCCCCACCCTGCACGCCGCGCAGCTGGCCCTCGCCGACGCGAAGACGCAGGCACACGCCATCAAGACGGGCGGAACAATCGGCGCCGTCGCATCCGCCGTTTCGCAGCTGGTGAAGGGGGTCGACACGGCATCCGACGTGGTTGATGCCGCCGCCAACGCCACCCAACTGCTGCCGAGCATGCTCGGCGCCGACGGGCCGCGCAACTACCTGCTGCTCATTCAGAACCCGTCCGAACTGCGGTCCACCGGCGGCGTCTCGGGCGCCATGGCGGTGCTGCACACCGACAAGGGGCACATCGCGCTCGGCAAGCAGGCCTCCACCATGGACTTTCGCAAGTTCCCCAGCGAGGTGATGCCGCTGCCCACCGACACGGCCGCGCTCTACGGGCCGCGCGTGGCGCAGTTCATTCAGAACATCAACCTCACGCCGCGGTATTCGCTCTCCGGCGAGCTCGCCGCCACGATGTGGAAGAAGAAGTTCGGCATCACCATCGACGGCGTCTTCAAGATCGACCCCGTTGCGCTGAGCTACCTGCTCAAGGCCACCGGCCCGGTCAAGCTTGCCACCGGTGACACGCTGAGCTCCGACAACGCCGTGCCGCTGCTGCTCAGCGAGGTCTACCAGCGCTATCCGGATCCGCGCATGCAAGACGCCTTCTTCGCCTCGGTCGCCTCCACGGTCTTCCAGAAGATCACCGCAGGCCATGCGGATGCCTCCGCCCTGGTCGCGGCGCTGGCGAAGGCGGGCGGTGAGGGGCGCATTCTGCTGTGGAGCGGGCATCCGGCTGAGCAGAAGGTGCTGGCTGGCACCACGCTGGCGGGCGGGCTGCCGGTCTCCACGTCGAGCACCTCGCAGTACGGCGTGTACCTGAACGACAGCACTGGCTCCAAGATGGACTACTACCTGAAGGTGTCGGTGGGCGTCGCCTCGCGCGTCTGCCGCGCCGACGGCCACCCCAATACGAGGGTCAGCGTCACGCTCACGAACACCGCACCGACGGATGCCGGCACCGCGTTGCCGGCGTATGTCGCGGGCCCGGTTCCCGACACCGTGACGCCCGGGCACATTCGAAACAAGGTGGCGATCTATGCGCCGGCCGGCTCACTCGTACTGTCCACCACCAGCGGGGGAGCGGAATTCCCCGCTAATGCCGCCGTCGACGAGGGGCACACCGTTGGCCAGTTCGAGGTGGAACTTGCGCCCGGCGCGTCGAAGACCGTCACCATGAACCTTCTCGAGACGAAGTCGACGGCCACACGAGCGGATGCCGTGGTCACCCCGGCGCTGTCGACCTCCGTCAAACAGATGGTTGCCCCCAAGTGCTCCGGCAGCGTAAACTGA
- a CDS encoding GIY-YIG nuclease family protein — MDNCSAEAVASDTLAGMAHVYILHCADGSYYVGSTRQLERRIAEHASGEGAKYTSSRLPIELVFAQEYERVDEAYAREKQIQGWSRRKREALIRGEYEGLPGMSARGAKPREEGG, encoded by the coding sequence GTGGATAACTGCAGCGCCGAAGCCGTGGCATCCGACACACTGGCTGGCATGGCACACGTCTACATCTTGCATTGCGCTGACGGAAGCTACTACGTCGGAAGCACCCGTCAGCTCGAACGTCGTATCGCCGAGCACGCGTCCGGCGAGGGGGCGAAATACACGAGTAGCCGTCTTCCCATCGAGTTGGTCTTCGCGCAGGAGTATGAGCGTGTCGATGAGGCATACGCGCGCGAGAAACAGATTCAGGGTTGGTCGAGGCGAAAGCGTGAGGCGCTGATCCGCGGCGAGTACGAGGGGTTGCCCGGGATGAGCGCGCGCGGGGCCAAGCCCCGAGAAGAGGGCGGCTGA